One genomic segment of Devosia sp. includes these proteins:
- a CDS encoding NADH-quinone oxidoreductase subunit M: protein MTFENSILTLVTWLPILGAAILVVTPKGSIGAIRWISLVTTLVVFALSLALWQAFDPSDAGFQFVVNMAWIGDNIGYRVGVDGISVLFVVLTALLMPGVVLASWEVETRLKEYMIVFLVLETLMIGVFTTLDLAMFYVFFEGTLLPMFLIIGIWGGSARIQAAYKFFFYTFIGSVLMLLAMMAMYWDAGTTDITKLLTHQFPADMQVWLWLAFFASLAVKMPMWPFHRWLPEAHVQAPTAGSVILAAILLKLGGYGFLRFSLPMFPDASAQLANFVFVLSVAAIILTSLVALVQTDIKKLIAYSSVAHMGFVTMGIFAGNALGIQGAMFQMISHGIVSGALFLCVGVIYDRMHTREIDAYGGLVERMPQYAFAFMVFTMANVGLPGTSGFVGEFLTMIGVFQVNTWVAFGAAFGVIFSAGYALWLYRRVIFGALTKDSLKGILDLNLREKIVLYPLIVLTVVFGFYPAPILDTTAAAVDNLVTQYSTAIGRDPAVDLADARAPLDYVAPAEGAAEPADDHAAPASH from the coding sequence ATGACCTTTGAAAATTCTATTCTGACCCTCGTCACCTGGCTTCCGATCCTCGGTGCTGCAATCCTGGTGGTGACGCCAAAGGGATCCATCGGTGCAATCCGCTGGATTTCCCTTGTGACCACCCTGGTCGTCTTCGCCCTTTCGCTTGCTCTGTGGCAGGCCTTTGATCCGTCCGATGCGGGCTTCCAGTTCGTGGTCAACATGGCCTGGATCGGCGACAATATCGGCTACCGTGTCGGCGTCGACGGCATCTCGGTGCTGTTCGTGGTCTTGACCGCGCTGCTCATGCCCGGCGTGGTTCTGGCGAGCTGGGAAGTCGAGACGCGCCTCAAGGAATACATGATCGTGTTCCTCGTGCTCGAAACCCTGATGATCGGCGTGTTCACCACTCTCGATCTGGCCATGTTCTACGTCTTCTTCGAAGGCACCCTGCTGCCGATGTTCCTCATCATCGGCATCTGGGGCGGTTCCGCGCGTATTCAGGCCGCCTACAAGTTCTTCTTCTATACCTTCATCGGCTCCGTGCTGATGCTGCTGGCCATGATGGCGATGTATTGGGATGCCGGCACCACCGACATCACCAAGCTGCTGACCCATCAGTTCCCGGCCGATATGCAGGTCTGGCTGTGGCTGGCCTTCTTTGCCTCCCTGGCGGTCAAGATGCCGATGTGGCCCTTCCACCGTTGGCTCCCGGAAGCCCACGTGCAGGCGCCCACGGCCGGTTCGGTCATCCTGGCCGCCATCCTGCTCAAGCTCGGCGGCTACGGCTTCCTGCGCTTCAGCCTGCCGATGTTCCCCGATGCCTCCGCGCAGTTGGCCAACTTCGTCTTCGTGCTGTCGGTTGCCGCCATCATCCTGACCTCGCTGGTCGCTTTGGTGCAGACCGACATCAAGAAGCTCATCGCCTATTCGTCCGTGGCCCATATGGGTTTCGTGACCATGGGTATCTTCGCGGGCAACGCACTGGGTATCCAGGGCGCCATGTTCCAGATGATCAGCCACGGCATTGTCTCGGGCGCGCTCTTCCTCTGCGTCGGTGTCATCTATGACCGCATGCATACCCGCGAGATCGACGCTTATGGCGGCCTGGTCGAGCGGATGCCGCAATATGCCTTCGCCTTCATGGTCTTCACCATGGCCAATGTCGGCCTGCCCGGCACGTCCGGCTTCGTGGGTGAGTTCCTCACCATGATCGGCGTGTTCCAGGTCAATACCTGGGTGGCCTTCGGCGCCGCATTCGGGGTGATCTTCTCGGCCGGCTACGCGCTCTGGCTCTATCGCCGCGTGATCTTCGGCGCACTAACCAAGGACAGCCTCAAGGGCATCCTCGATCTCAACCTGCGCGAAAAGATCGTGCTTTATCCGCTGATCGTGCTGACCGTGGTGTTCGGCTTCTATCCGGCGCCGATCCTCGATACGACGGCGGCTGCGGTTGACAACCTGGTTACGCAATATTCGACCGCCATTGGCCGCGACCCGGCCGTGGACCTGGCCGATGCGCGCGCACCGCTTGACTATGTGGCGCCTGCCGAGGGCGCAGCCGAGCCGGCCGACGATCACGCCGCGCCCGCTTCGCACTAG
- a CDS encoding DUF1467 family protein produces MQIGSIIAIYFVAWWITFVAVLPIGSESHHETGAEIVAGTDPAAPVRPRLVLKALITSVLAAGVTAFVLWGVNTDIIRAYWNR; encoded by the coding sequence ATGCAGATCGGCTCGATCATCGCCATCTACTTCGTCGCCTGGTGGATCACCTTCGTGGCCGTCCTGCCGATCGGCAGCGAAAGCCATCACGAGACCGGGGCCGAGATCGTCGCCGGAACCGATCCTGCCGCCCCCGTGCGCCCGCGCCTTGTGCTCAAGGCCCTGATCACTTCGGTGCTGGCCGCAGGCGTCACCGCCTTCGTGCTTTGGGGCGTCAACACCGACATCATCCGCGCCTACTGGAACCGGTAG
- a CDS encoding biotin--[acetyl-CoA-carboxylase] ligase, translating into MAEFVLGSKARDAGYRLAGFDEIGSTNNEALAAAAAGDPGGIWFAALRQTAGRGRRGREWHSPSGNLAASLLIIPDAAPEVVATLGFVAGVALNRGLGAILPNGLVRIGIDGADGADGRSRIALKWPNDVLADGAKLAGILLESTKTPDGRTAIVVGAGVNVVAAPEGVPYPATSMRALGVDRSAEDVFEALSDAWVDVFGLWDEGRGVARVLEAWRGSAAGIGAPVAVQQDGVVRRGIFETIDSAGRLIIRDDDGARISITAGDVHFGATASARS; encoded by the coding sequence ATGGCTGAGTTTGTCCTTGGTTCAAAGGCCCGCGATGCCGGTTACCGGCTCGCCGGATTCGACGAGATCGGCTCCACCAATAATGAAGCGCTCGCGGCCGCTGCTGCGGGCGATCCCGGCGGCATCTGGTTTGCTGCCCTCCGGCAGACTGCCGGTCGCGGCCGCCGCGGCCGCGAGTGGCACAGTCCATCTGGCAATCTCGCTGCCAGCCTGCTGATCATTCCTGATGCCGCGCCCGAAGTGGTTGCCACCCTGGGCTTCGTTGCCGGCGTGGCCCTCAATCGCGGGCTCGGTGCCATTCTGCCCAATGGTCTGGTGCGCATCGGCATAGACGGCGCGGATGGCGCCGATGGCCGCTCGCGCATTGCGCTCAAATGGCCCAATGACGTCCTCGCCGATGGCGCCAAGCTGGCCGGCATCCTGCTCGAATCGACCAAGACACCCGATGGCCGCACCGCCATCGTCGTCGGCGCCGGCGTCAATGTCGTGGCAGCGCCCGAAGGCGTGCCCTATCCGGCCACGTCCATGCGCGCGCTCGGCGTGGACCGTTCGGCCGAGGATGTCTTCGAGGCGCTTTCCGATGCCTGGGTCGACGTTTTCGGCCTGTGGGACGAGGGCAGGGGCGTTGCCCGCGTGCTGGAAGCCTGGCGCGGGTCGGCCGCAGGCATAGGCGCGCCGGTGGCCGTCCAGCAGGATGGCGTCGTGCGGCGCGGCATTTTTGAAACCATCGACTCGGCTGGCCGGTTGATCATTCGCGACGATGACGGCGCGCGGATCTCCATCACCGCCGGCGATGTACATTTTGGGGCAACGGCCAGCGCCCGAAGCTGA
- a CDS encoding NADH-quinone oxidoreductase subunit J → MSLPLFFFYVFSVIAVASAFMVISARNPVHAVLFLILTFVNAAGLFMLAGAEFLALILIVVYVGAVAVLFLFVVMMLDVDFAELKSGLLQYAPIGMVVGAILFLELLLVAGSAIVSPEITGGAVLPIDNTIENTRQLGQVLYTRYVFLFQGAAAVLLVAMIGAIVLTLRHRPGIKRQNTASQIGRKASETLKVVKVKPGQGL, encoded by the coding sequence ATGAGCCTTCCACTGTTTTTCTTCTACGTGTTCTCGGTGATTGCGGTCGCTTCGGCCTTCATGGTCATTTCGGCCCGCAATCCGGTTCACGCCGTGCTGTTCCTGATCCTGACCTTCGTCAATGCGGCCGGGCTGTTCATGCTCGCCGGTGCCGAGTTCCTGGCGCTGATCCTGATCGTCGTCTATGTCGGCGCGGTCGCGGTGCTGTTCCTGTTCGTCGTCATGATGCTGGACGTGGACTTTGCCGAGCTGAAATCGGGCCTCTTGCAATATGCGCCCATCGGCATGGTCGTTGGCGCCATCCTGTTCCTTGAACTGCTGCTGGTTGCCGGTAGCGCCATCGTCTCTCCGGAAATCACCGGAGGCGCCGTGCTGCCGATCGACAACACGATCGAGAACACGCGCCAGCTCGGCCAGGTGCTCTACACGCGCTACGTCTTCCTGTTCCAGGGCGCTGCGGCAGTGCTGCTGGTCGCCATGATCGGCGCCATCGTGCTGACCCTGCGTCATCGTCCGGGCATCAAGCGCCAGAACACGGCGTCGCAGATCGGCCGCAAGGCCAGCGAAACGCTCAAGGTCGTCAAGGTCAAACCGGGTCAGGGGCTATAG
- the nuoL gene encoding NADH-quinone oxidoreductase subunit L — protein sequence MIIQAIVFLPLIGALIAGLLGRSIGHRPSEFITTGLLIVAAALSWVVFIPVAFGDGLVGAVGDGHAAVLKVEVMRWIQVGDMDLRWTLRVDTLTAVMLVVVNTVSALVHLYSIGYMHEDPHRGRFFAYLSLFTFAMLMLVTADNFLQMFFGWEGVGLASYLLIGFWYTRPSATAAAMKAFIVNRVGDFGFALGIFGAFFVLGHIDFDGAFHAADEFAATGLPVMNFLGYQLDAMTVICLLLFMGAMGKSAQFLLHTWLPDAMEGPTPVSALIHAATMVTAGVFMVARLSPLFELSPFALNVVITIGAITAFFAATVGLVQNDIKRVIAYSTCSQLGYMFVALGVGAYSAGVFHLFTHAFFKALLFLGAGSVIHAMHHEQDMRNMGGLRKKIPITYAMMMIGTLALTGVGIPGTNFGFAGFFSKDAIIESAYAYGGNLGSFAFWLLVIAALFTSFYSWRLVHLTFHGSPRDAQHHGEGPHPDPAHAAAETHDEPIDDSNADDHGHHGHHGSAYDNAHESPNVMLVPLYVLAVGAVLAGVVFYGMFFHDVEHIEHFFAGSIFVDHQIIEDAHHVPTWVKWSATAAMIIGFVAAWFMYIRRPEIPGRLAATNPGLYKFLLNKWYFDELYNTIFVRPALWIGTAIWKGFDDWLVDGKIAEGLGRRVQNVTSWVVKLQSGYLYHYAFAMLIGIAALLTWAITAGGLL from the coding sequence ATGATCATTCAGGCGATTGTTTTCCTGCCCCTTATCGGGGCGCTCATTGCCGGGCTGTTGGGCCGCTCGATCGGGCATCGCCCCTCCGAGTTCATCACCACGGGCCTGCTCATCGTGGCTGCCGCGCTGAGCTGGGTCGTGTTCATTCCCGTCGCTTTCGGCGATGGCCTTGTCGGTGCCGTGGGCGATGGCCATGCGGCCGTGCTCAAGGTCGAGGTCATGCGCTGGATTCAGGTCGGCGACATGGACCTGCGCTGGACGCTGCGCGTCGACACGCTGACAGCCGTCATGCTGGTCGTCGTCAACACCGTCTCGGCGCTCGTGCACCTCTATTCCATCGGCTATATGCATGAAGACCCGCATCGCGGCCGCTTCTTTGCCTATCTGTCGCTCTTCACCTTCGCCATGCTGATGCTGGTGACTGCCGACAACTTCCTGCAGATGTTCTTCGGCTGGGAAGGCGTGGGCCTGGCGTCCTACCTGCTGATCGGCTTTTGGTACACGCGCCCCTCCGCCACCGCCGCCGCCATGAAGGCGTTCATCGTCAACCGCGTCGGTGACTTCGGCTTTGCGCTCGGCATTTTCGGCGCCTTCTTCGTGCTCGGCCATATCGACTTCGATGGCGCTTTCCACGCCGCCGACGAGTTTGCCGCCACCGGCCTGCCGGTGATGAACTTCCTCGGCTACCAGCTCGACGCCATGACGGTGATCTGCCTGCTGCTGTTCATGGGCGCCATGGGCAAGTCGGCGCAGTTCCTGCTGCACACCTGGTTGCCGGACGCCATGGAGGGCCCGACCCCGGTGTCGGCTCTCATCCATGCCGCGACCATGGTCACCGCCGGCGTCTTCATGGTGGCGCGTCTGTCGCCGCTGTTCGAGCTGTCGCCCTTCGCGCTCAATGTCGTCATCACCATCGGCGCCATCACCGCCTTCTTCGCGGCGACCGTTGGCCTGGTCCAGAACGACATCAAGCGTGTCATCGCCTATTCCACCTGCTCGCAGCTTGGCTACATGTTCGTGGCCTTGGGGGTGGGGGCCTATTCGGCCGGTGTCTTCCACCTGTTCACCCACGCCTTCTTCAAGGCTCTCCTGTTCCTTGGCGCCGGCTCGGTCATCCATGCGATGCACCACGAGCAGGACATGCGGAACATGGGCGGCTTGCGCAAGAAGATCCCCATCACCTATGCGATGATGATGATCGGCACCCTGGCGCTGACCGGTGTCGGCATTCCGGGCACCAATTTCGGCTTTGCCGGCTTCTTCTCCAAGGACGCCATCATTGAAAGCGCCTATGCCTATGGCGGCAATCTGGGCAGCTTTGCCTTCTGGCTCCTCGTCATCGCGGCCCTGTTCACCAGCTTCTATTCCTGGCGCCTGGTTCACCTGACCTTCCACGGTTCCCCGCGCGATGCCCAGCATCATGGCGAAGGTCCGCACCCCGATCCGGCCCATGCTGCCGCCGAAACCCACGACGAGCCGATCGACGACAGCAATGCCGACGATCATGGTCATCATGGCCACCACGGCTCTGCCTATGACAACGCGCATGAATCGCCCAATGTCATGCTGGTACCGCTCTATGTGCTGGCCGTCGGTGCAGTCCTTGCGGGCGTGGTGTTCTACGGCATGTTCTTCCACGATGTGGAGCACATCGAACACTTCTTTGCAGGTTCCATCTTCGTCGATCATCAGATCATCGAAGACGCCCACCACGTTCCGACCTGGGTGAAGTGGAGCGCCACCGCCGCCATGATCATCGGCTTTGTCGCCGCCTGGTTCATGTATATCCGGCGTCCCGAAATTCCGGGCCGTCTCGCGGCGACCAATCCGGGCCTCTACAAGTTCCTGCTCAACAAGTGGTACTTCGACGAGCTCTACAACACGATCTTCGTGCGGCCTGCTTTGTGGATCGGCACCGCGATCTGGAAGGGTTTTGACGACTGGCTGGTTGACGGCAAGATCGCCGAAGGCCTTGGCCGCCGCGTGCAGAATGTCACCAGCTGGGTCGTGAAGCTCCAGTCCGGCTATCTCTATCACTATGCCTTTGCGATGCTGATCGGCATTGCGGCGCTGCTGACCTGGGCCATTACGGCCGGGGGGCTCCTCTGA
- the nuoN gene encoding NADH-quinone oxidoreductase subunit NuoN: MNSDITDFASLAPAYPELLMAVGALVLILVGVVVNKEKSGLVTWLSIGLLVVTGILVVTTANDGVIFNGLFIADAFARYMKVLVMGGAALALILGLSNAEEHGIHKYEYSILAVLATLGMMVMVSANDLMSLYVGLELQSLSLYVMAAIKRDDSRATEAGLKYFVLGALSSGMLLYGASLVYGFTGHTNLAEIVVAIADEGRSVGLIFGVVFLLAGVAFKISAVPFHMWTPDVYEGAPTPVTAFFAMAPKVAAMSLMIRLVMDTFAPITHDWQQIVIFLSIASMVLAAFAAIGQKSIKRLIAYSSIGHVGFALVGLSSGTQVGVEGVAVYMAIYVGMTVALFACILSLRTATGGYVETIDDLAGASKARPFVAAIMAIVMFSLIGLPPLAGFFAKWMVFLAAIEANLYVLAVIGMLASAISAFYYLRVVKVMYFDEPKADFVAVPGELNVIMGVFGFLIVTYYFTLGSPLASLARTAAGSLF; this comes from the coding sequence GTGAACTCAGACATTACCGATTTCGCGAGCTTGGCTCCTGCCTATCCCGAACTGCTCATGGCCGTCGGCGCCCTGGTGCTGATCCTGGTTGGCGTCGTCGTCAACAAGGAGAAGTCGGGCCTTGTGACCTGGCTGTCGATCGGCCTTCTGGTCGTCACCGGCATCCTGGTCGTGACCACCGCGAACGATGGCGTGATCTTCAACGGCCTGTTCATCGCCGACGCCTTCGCGCGCTACATGAAGGTGCTGGTCATGGGCGGCGCCGCTCTGGCGCTGATCCTGGGCCTATCCAATGCCGAAGAACACGGCATCCACAAATACGAGTATTCCATCCTCGCCGTCCTCGCGACGCTGGGCATGATGGTCATGGTTTCGGCCAATGACCTGATGAGCCTCTATGTGGGTCTGGAACTGCAGTCACTGTCGCTCTACGTCATGGCCGCCATCAAGCGCGATGACAGCCGCGCGACCGAGGCGGGCCTCAAATATTTCGTCCTGGGCGCGCTGTCCTCGGGCATGCTGCTCTATGGCGCGTCGCTGGTCTATGGCTTTACCGGCCACACCAATCTCGCTGAAATCGTCGTCGCCATCGCCGACGAGGGCCGCTCTGTCGGTCTGATCTTCGGCGTTGTGTTCCTCCTGGCCGGCGTGGCCTTCAAGATCTCGGCCGTACCCTTCCACATGTGGACGCCCGACGTCTACGAAGGCGCGCCCACCCCGGTCACCGCCTTCTTCGCCATGGCGCCCAAGGTGGCCGCCATGTCGCTGATGATCCGGCTGGTCATGGATACGTTTGCGCCCATCACCCATGATTGGCAGCAGATCGTCATCTTCCTGTCGATTGCCTCCATGGTGCTGGCCGCTTTCGCCGCCATCGGCCAGAAGTCCATCAAGCGCCTGATTGCCTATTCGTCGATCGGCCATGTCGGCTTCGCGCTGGTGGGTCTGTCCTCCGGCACCCAGGTCGGTGTCGAAGGCGTGGCTGTTTACATGGCCATCTATGTCGGCATGACCGTGGCGCTCTTTGCCTGCATCCTGTCGCTGCGCACCGCGACGGGTGGCTATGTGGAAACCATCGACGATCTCGCCGGTGCCTCCAAGGCCCGCCCCTTCGTCGCCGCCATCATGGCCATCGTCATGTTCTCGCTGATCGGCCTGCCGCCGCTTGCCGGGTTCTTCGCCAAGTGGATGGTGTTCCTTGCGGCCATTGAAGCCAATCTCTATGTCCTGGCGGTCATCGGCATGCTGGCTTCGGCCATCAGCGCCTTCTACTACCTGCGCGTGGTCAAGGTGATGTACTTCGACGAGCCCAAGGCCGATTTCGTGGCCGTGCCCGGCGAACTCAACGTCATCATGGGGGTGTTCGGCTTCCTGATCGTCACCTACTATTTCACGCTCGGCAGTCCGCTCGCCAGTCTGGCGCGCACGGCAGCCGGAAGCCTGTTCTAG
- the nuoH gene encoding NADH-quinone oxidoreductase subunit NuoH: protein MDFITAALNYLLGIPFLGWGTEIGFVYKALLLLVVLLVYTAFILLADRKVWAAVQIRRGPNVVGPFGLLQSFADLLKFVFKEPLIPAGADKVLFLAAPLITATLALAGWAVVPVFDGWAMADINVGILYLLAISSLGVYGVIIGGWASNSKYPFFGSIRAAAQMVSYEVSIGLVIITVLLCVGSLNLNDIVVAQSEMGLATTLGVPWLSFLNWFWLPLFPMFVVFYISALAETNRPPFDFAEGESELVAGFMTEYSATPYMLFMLGEYISILLMCAMTTILFLGGWAAPIDLPPFTWIPGVVWFFIKVSLVFFMIAMAKAIVPRYRYDQLMRIGWKLFLPLSLIMVVIVAFVLQLTGWGWHGGVA, encoded by the coding sequence ATGGACTTTATCACCGCTGCCCTGAATTACCTGCTCGGCATCCCCTTCCTCGGTTGGGGCACCGAAATCGGCTTCGTCTATAAGGCGCTGCTGCTGCTGGTCGTTCTGCTGGTCTATACAGCCTTCATCCTGCTCGCCGACCGCAAGGTCTGGGCCGCCGTACAGATCCGTCGCGGCCCCAATGTCGTCGGTCCGTTCGGTCTCCTGCAGTCCTTTGCCGACCTTTTGAAGTTTGTCTTCAAGGAGCCGCTGATCCCGGCCGGCGCCGACAAGGTGCTGTTCCTGGCCGCGCCCCTGATCACCGCGACGCTGGCCCTCGCAGGCTGGGCCGTCGTGCCGGTCTTCGATGGCTGGGCCATGGCCGACATCAATGTGGGTATCCTTTACCTGCTGGCCATCTCCTCGCTTGGCGTTTACGGCGTCATCATCGGCGGCTGGGCCTCCAACTCGAAATACCCGTTCTTCGGCTCGATCCGCGCCGCCGCGCAGATGGTGTCCTACGAAGTCTCGATCGGCCTCGTCATCATCACTGTGCTGCTCTGCGTCGGCTCGCTCAATCTCAACGACATCGTCGTCGCCCAGTCCGAAATGGGTCTGGCCACCACGCTTGGCGTGCCGTGGCTCAGTTTCCTCAACTGGTTCTGGCTGCCGCTCTTCCCGATGTTCGTGGTGTTCTACATTTCGGCCCTCGCCGAAACCAATCGCCCGCCATTCGACTTTGCCGAAGGTGAATCCGAACTCGTGGCCGGCTTCATGACCGAATATTCGGCGACGCCCTACATGCTGTTCATGCTGGGCGAGTACATCTCCATCCTGCTGATGTGCGCCATGACCACCATCCTGTTCCTGGGTGGCTGGGCTGCGCCCATCGATCTGCCGCCCTTCACCTGGATTCCGGGCGTGGTGTGGTTCTTCATCAAGGTAAGCTTGGTATTCTTCATGATCGCCATGGCCAAGGCCATCGTGCCCCGCTACCGCTACGACCAGCTCATGCGGATCGGCTGGAAGCTGTTCCTGCCGCTCTCGCTGATCATGGTCGTGATCGTCGCTTTCGTCCTGCAGCTCACCGGCTGGGGCTGGCATGGAGGGGTTGCGTGA
- the nuoK gene encoding NADH-quinone oxidoreductase subunit NuoK — MEIGLGHYLTVGAILFTLGVFGIFINRKNIIVILMSVELILLAVNLNLVAFSAQLNDLQGQVFALMILTVAAAEAAIGLAILVIFYRNRGTIAVEDVNMMKG, encoded by the coding sequence TTGGAAATCGGGCTCGGTCATTACCTGACCGTCGGCGCCATCCTGTTCACGCTCGGCGTGTTCGGCATCTTCATCAACCGCAAGAACATCATCGTCATCCTGATGTCGGTCGAATTGATCCTGCTTGCCGTCAATCTCAATCTGGTGGCCTTCAGCGCCCAGCTCAACGATCTGCAGGGCCAGGTCTTTGCGCTGATGATCCTCACCGTCGCCGCTGCCGAAGCGGCCATCGGCCTGGCCATCCTCGTTATCTTCTACCGCAACCGTGGCACCATCGCGGTTGAGGACGTCAACATGATGAAGGGCTAA
- a CDS encoding ribonuclease J: MAKNQRDELVFLPLGGVGEIGMNMAAYGFGPANRRKWIVVDCGVSFGGPDLPGIELIMANPEFLEENADDVLALVLTHSHEDHYGAVLDLWPAFDRPVYATPFTAAMLAAKRAGDGIVENVDITIMRPGKAFTVGPFTIEPINVAHSIPESNALLITTPVGRALHTGDWKLDPTPVVNAPTNIARLEQIGSESELPLALVCDSTNAMKDGESPSEQEVGDNLAKLIADAPHRVAVTTFASNVGRVVSIVRAAHKAGREVVLSGRSLHRIMGIAKELGMLEGLPPLHDQDMFKSIARDKCVLICTGSQGEARAAIARIARGDHPVIDLNAGDRMIFSSWAIPGNEREVIDIQNLLIDKGIELITANDALVHVTGHPRRGELQKLYSWVKPEVLVPVHGEAMHLEAHAKLGRASGIPNVCEARNGDLVRLFPEPMAFPAEVRTGELYLDGLVLCTPEESGVKGRRRLSFGGLIIVSLAVNSSGQVVSGPEMVIEGLPETEDDSVSDLVEDTIAGVIKSMPPKRRADTEVLNSALFKAIRGEVNGFWGRKPNVSVFVHRV; this comes from the coding sequence ATGGCTAAGAACCAAAGGGATGAACTCGTCTTTCTGCCACTTGGCGGCGTCGGCGAGATCGGCATGAACATGGCCGCCTATGGCTTCGGCCCGGCCAATCGCCGCAAGTGGATCGTCGTCGATTGCGGCGTCAGCTTCGGCGGTCCGGACCTGCCGGGGATCGAGCTGATCATGGCCAATCCCGAATTTCTCGAAGAAAATGCCGACGACGTGCTGGCCCTGGTCCTCACGCACAGCCACGAGGACCACTACGGCGCGGTTCTCGATCTCTGGCCTGCTTTCGACCGGCCGGTCTATGCCACGCCTTTCACCGCCGCCATGCTGGCGGCCAAGCGGGCAGGGGACGGCATTGTCGAAAATGTCGACATCACCATCATGCGTCCCGGCAAGGCCTTCACCGTCGGCCCCTTCACCATCGAGCCGATCAATGTTGCCCACTCGATCCCCGAGTCCAACGCGCTCCTGATCACCACTCCGGTCGGCAGGGCCCTGCACACCGGCGACTGGAAGCTCGATCCGACGCCCGTGGTCAATGCGCCCACCAATATTGCCCGCCTCGAGCAGATTGGCTCGGAGTCCGAACTGCCGCTGGCCCTCGTCTGCGACAGCACCAATGCCATGAAGGATGGCGAAAGCCCGAGCGAGCAGGAGGTTGGCGACAACCTTGCCAAGCTCATCGCCGATGCCCCGCATCGCGTTGCGGTCACCACGTTCGCCTCCAATGTCGGCCGCGTCGTGTCCATCGTCCGCGCCGCCCACAAGGCGGGCCGCGAAGTCGTGCTGTCCGGCCGCTCACTCCACCGCATCATGGGCATTGCCAAGGAACTCGGCATGCTCGAGGGCCTGCCGCCGCTGCATGATCAGGACATGTTCAAGTCCATCGCGCGCGACAAATGCGTGCTGATCTGCACCGGCAGCCAGGGCGAGGCGCGGGCCGCCATCGCCCGCATCGCCCGGGGCGATCATCCGGTCATCGATCTCAATGCCGGCGACCGCATGATCTTCTCGTCCTGGGCCATCCCCGGCAATGAGCGCGAAGTCATCGACATCCAGAACCTGCTGATCGACAAGGGTATCGAGCTCATCACCGCCAATGACGCGCTCGTCCACGTCACCGGCCACCCACGCCGGGGCGAATTGCAAAAGCTCTATTCCTGGGTCAAGCCCGAGGTGCTGGTGCCCGTCCACGGCGAGGCCATGCATCTTGAAGCCCATGCCAAGCTGGGCCGCGCCTCCGGCATTCCCAATGTCTGCGAGGCCCGCAATGGCGACCTCGTGCGCCTCTTCCCCGAACCCATGGCCTTTCCCGCCGAGGTTCGCACCGGCGAGCTCTACCTTGATGGCCTGGTGCTCTGCACGCCTGAGGAAAGCGGCGTCAAAGGCCGCCGGCGCCTGTCATTCGGCGGCCTGATCATCGTATCCCTCGCGGTCAATTCCAGCGGGCAGGTCGTCTCCGGTCCCGAAATGGTCATCGAAGGTCTCCCGGAAACCGAGGACGATTCTGTCTCCGATCTGGTCGAGGACACCATTGCCGGCGTGATCAAGTCCATGCCGCCCAAGCGCCGCGCCGATACCGAAGTGCTCAATTCCGCGCTGTTCAAGGCCATCCGCGGCGAAGTCAACGGCTTCTGGGGCCGCAAGCCAAACGTCAGCGTCTTCGTGCATCGGGTCTAA
- the nuoI gene encoding NADH-quinone oxidoreductase subunit NuoI: MRAGQILNTLLLREFVSAFFLAMRYFFAPKPTVNYPFEKGPVSPRFRGEHALRRYPNGEERCIACKLCEAICPAQAITIEAGPRQNDGTRRTVRYDIDMVKCIYCGFCQEACPVDAIVEGPNFEFATETREELYFSKEKLLSNGDRWEREIAANLAADAPYR; this comes from the coding sequence ATGCGCGCCGGACAGATCCTCAATACCCTGCTGCTGCGCGAGTTCGTTTCGGCCTTCTTCCTGGCCATGCGCTACTTCTTCGCGCCCAAGCCCACGGTGAACTACCCGTTCGAAAAGGGCCCGGTCTCGCCACGCTTCCGGGGTGAACATGCCCTGCGCCGCTATCCCAATGGCGAAGAGCGCTGCATTGCCTGCAAGTTGTGCGAAGCCATCTGCCCGGCCCAGGCCATCACCATCGAGGCCGGCCCGCGTCAGAACGACGGCACCCGGCGCACCGTGCGCTATGACATCGACATGGTGAAGTGCATCTATTGCGGCTTCTGCCAGGAAGCCTGCCCGGTCGATGCCATCGTCGAAGGCCCGAACTTCGAATTCGCAACCGAAACGCGCGAAGAGCTCTATTTCTCGAAAGAGAAGCTGCTCTCCAATGGCGACCGCTGGGAGCGTGAAATCGCTGCCAACCTGGCCGCCGACGCGCCTTATCGCTGA